A genome region from Variovorax paradoxus includes the following:
- the rplT gene encoding 50S ribosomal protein L20, whose product MPRVKRGVTARARHKKVLALAKGFRGRRGNVFRIAKQAVMKAGQYAYRDRRTKKRVFRQLWIARINAASRELGLTYSQFANGIRKAGIEIDRKMLADIAVHDKAAFAGIVEQVKAKLAA is encoded by the coding sequence ATGCCTCGCGTCAAACGTGGTGTAACGGCTCGCGCCCGCCACAAGAAAGTTCTCGCACTCGCCAAGGGTTTCCGCGGTCGCCGCGGCAATGTCTTCCGCATCGCCAAACAGGCGGTGATGAAGGCAGGCCAATACGCCTACCGTGACCGCCGTACCAAGAAGCGCGTGTTCCGTCAGCTGTGGATCGCGCGTATCAACGCCGCTTCGCGCGAACTGGGCCTGACCTACAGCCAGTTCGCCAATGGCATCCGCAAGGCCGGTATCGAGATCGACCGCAAGATGCTGGCGGACATCGCCGTGCATGACAAGGCCGCTTTTGCCGGCATCGTGGAGCAGGTCAAGGCCAAGCTGGCTGCTTGA
- the rpmI gene encoding 50S ribosomal protein L35, with protein sequence MPKMKTKSSAKKRFRVRPGGTVKRGQAFKRHILTKKTTKNKRHLRGAVAVHETNMVSVAAMLPGRGI encoded by the coding sequence ATGCCCAAAATGAAGACCAAGAGCAGCGCGAAAAAACGTTTCCGCGTTCGTCCCGGTGGCACCGTCAAGCGCGGTCAAGCCTTCAAGCGTCACATCTTGACGAAGAAGACCACCAAGAACAAGCGTCACCTGCGTGGTGCAGTTGCAGTGCATGAGACCAACATGGTTTCCGTCGCCGCGATGCTGCCCGGCCGTGGCATTTAA
- the infC gene encoding translation initiation factor IF-3 produces MLTIATAFRDRRHREERQHRLNREIMAPEVRLIGPDNEQLGVVSLAEALRLAGEQDVDLVEVVAAANPPVCRLIEYGKFKYHEQKKAAEAKSKQKVIEVKEIKFRPGTDDGDYNIKMRNIKRFLEDGDKCKITLRFRGREITHQELGLALLQRIRDELGDLIMVEQFPKLEGRQMIMMIAPGRKKAGGGAPKPAADAAAPAASPAAA; encoded by the coding sequence ATTCTGACCATCGCTACTGCATTTCGCGACCGCCGCCACCGCGAGGAACGCCAACACCGCCTGAACCGGGAAATCATGGCCCCGGAAGTCCGCCTGATCGGCCCGGATAACGAGCAATTGGGTGTCGTGAGTCTTGCCGAGGCCTTGCGCTTGGCCGGAGAACAGGACGTGGACCTGGTGGAGGTTGTCGCGGCCGCCAACCCGCCCGTGTGCCGCCTCATCGAATACGGCAAGTTCAAGTACCACGAGCAGAAGAAGGCGGCCGAGGCGAAGTCGAAGCAGAAGGTCATCGAGGTCAAGGAAATCAAGTTCCGACCCGGTACCGACGACGGCGACTACAACATCAAGATGCGCAACATCAAGCGCTTCCTTGAGGACGGCGACAAATGCAAGATCACGCTGCGCTTTCGCGGTCGCGAGATCACGCACCAAGAGTTGGGTCTGGCACTGTTGCAGCGCATTCGCGATGAACTGGGCGACCTGATCATGGTCGAGCAGTTCCCGAAGCTTGAAGGCCGGCAGATGATCATGATGATCGCGCCGGGCCGCAAGAAGGCTGGCGGTGGTGCACCGAAGCCGGCGGCAGATGCTGCGGCTCCGGCCGCATCGCCCGCAGCGGCTTGA
- the thrS gene encoding threonine--tRNA ligase produces MIQITLPDNSRREFPGPVSVAQVAQSIGPGLAKMTVAGKIDGRLVDASDVIDHDAKLQIITPKDDEGLEIIRHSTAHLVGHAVKQLYPTAKMVIGPVIDEGFYYDIAYERPFTPEDMAAIEARMRELIAQDYDVVKKMTPRAEVIEVFKSRGEDYKLRLVEDMPDEQAMGLYYHQEYVDMCRGPHVPNTRFLKVFKLTKLAGAYWRGDAKNEQLQRIYGTAWADKKQLDQYIQRIEEAEKRDHRKLGKELDLFHIDEVAPGVVFWHPKGWAVWQQVEQYMRGIYRDTGYWEVKGPQILDKSLWEKTGHWQNYRDNMFTTESEKREYALKPMNCPGHVLIFKSDLRSYRDLPLRYGEFGQCHRNEPSGALHGIMRVRGFTQDDGHIFCTEDQILDECIAYTEQLQKVYADFGFTDILYKVATRPENRVGSDELWDKAEHAVMESLRRSGVDFVIAPGDGAFYGPKIEYTLRDAIGRQWQCGTMQVDFNTAERLGGEYVTESSGRAHPVMLHRAIVGSLERFIGMLIEHHSGALPAWLAPVQVAVLNISEGQADYARDVAKALQNQGLRVQLDLHNEKITYKIRKHSLQKLPYIVVVGDKEKEAGAVAVRARGNQDLGAMSLESFTQRLVQDVAGKR; encoded by the coding sequence ATGATCCAGATCACGCTTCCCGACAACTCGCGCCGCGAGTTCCCCGGCCCGGTTTCGGTGGCCCAGGTGGCCCAGTCCATCGGCCCCGGCCTCGCAAAGATGACGGTAGCCGGCAAGATCGATGGCCGGCTCGTCGATGCGAGCGACGTCATCGACCATGACGCCAAGCTCCAGATCATCACGCCCAAGGACGATGAAGGCCTGGAGATCATTCGTCACTCGACGGCCCACTTGGTCGGCCACGCGGTGAAGCAGCTCTACCCGACAGCCAAGATGGTCATCGGCCCGGTGATCGACGAAGGCTTCTATTACGACATCGCGTACGAGCGTCCGTTCACGCCAGAGGACATGGCCGCGATCGAGGCGCGCATGCGCGAGCTGATCGCGCAGGACTACGACGTCGTGAAGAAGATGACGCCTCGCGCCGAGGTGATCGAGGTGTTCAAGTCGCGTGGCGAGGACTACAAGCTGCGCCTCGTCGAGGACATGCCCGACGAGCAAGCCATGGGCCTGTACTACCACCAGGAATACGTCGACATGTGCCGTGGCCCCCACGTGCCGAACACGCGCTTCCTGAAGGTCTTCAAGCTCACGAAGCTGGCCGGCGCCTATTGGCGCGGCGACGCCAAGAACGAGCAGCTGCAGCGCATCTACGGAACGGCGTGGGCGGACAAAAAGCAACTGGATCAGTACATCCAGCGCATCGAGGAGGCCGAGAAGCGCGATCACCGCAAGCTGGGCAAGGAACTCGACCTGTTCCACATCGACGAAGTGGCGCCGGGCGTGGTCTTCTGGCACCCCAAGGGCTGGGCGGTCTGGCAGCAGGTCGAGCAATATATGCGCGGCATCTACCGTGACACGGGCTACTGGGAAGTGAAGGGCCCGCAGATCCTGGACAAGAGCCTGTGGGAAAAGACGGGCCACTGGCAGAACTATCGAGACAACATGTTCACGACGGAGTCGGAAAAGCGCGAGTACGCGCTCAAGCCGATGAACTGCCCGGGTCACGTCCTGATTTTCAAGAGCGACCTGCGCAGCTACCGCGACCTGCCGTTGCGTTACGGCGAGTTCGGCCAGTGCCATCGCAACGAGCCCAGCGGCGCACTGCACGGCATCATGCGCGTGCGGGGTTTCACGCAGGATGACGGGCACATCTTCTGCACGGAAGACCAGATTCTCGACGAATGCATCGCGTACACGGAGCAGCTTCAGAAGGTCTACGCCGACTTCGGCTTCACGGACATCCTCTACAAGGTCGCTACGCGTCCCGAGAATCGCGTCGGTTCGGACGAACTATGGGACAAGGCCGAGCATGCGGTGATGGAATCGCTGCGCCGTTCGGGTGTCGACTTCGTCATTGCGCCCGGTGACGGTGCCTTCTATGGCCCGAAGATCGAGTACACGCTGCGCGATGCCATTGGGCGCCAGTGGCAGTGCGGAACGATGCAGGTCGACTTCAACACGGCAGAGCGCCTTGGCGGCGAATACGTGACGGAGTCGAGTGGACGCGCGCATCCAGTGATGCTGCACCGCGCGATCGTCGGCAGCCTGGAGCGCTTCATCGGCATGCTGATCGAGCACCACTCGGGCGCATTGCCCGCGTGGCTGGCGCCGGTGCAGGTGGCGGTGCTCAATATCAGCGAAGGACAGGCCGACTACGCTCGGGACGTGGCGAAAGCGCTGCAAAATCAAGGGCTTAGGGTTCAGCTCGATCTGCACAACGAAAAGATTACGTATAAAATACGGAAGCATTCGTTGCAAAAGCTTCCCTACATCGTTGTCGTGGGTGACAAGGAAAAGGAAGCAGGTGCCGTCGCAGTGCGCGCCCGGGGCAATCAGGACCTCGGTGCAATGTCCCTCGAATCGTTCACGCAGCGGCTCGTCCAGGACGTTGCTGGCAAGCGTTGA
- the aceA gene encoding isocitrate lyase, producing MPQTLTEQLSREQQIAALEKEWATDPRWKGVKRGYSAADVVRLRGSFPIEHTLAKRGAEKLWDKINGGAKKGYVNAFGAISAGQAMQQAKAGLEAVYLSGWQVAADGNTSETMYPDQSLYAYDSVPTMVRRINNTFRRADEIQWGRGVNPGDKEFIDYFLPIVADAEAGFGGVLNAFELMKNMITAGAAGVHFEDQLAAVKKCGHMGGKVLVPTQEACEKLIAARFAADVLGVSTIVLARTDAEAANLITSDHDANDKPFLTGERTQEGFYRVKNGLEQAISRGVAYAPYADLVWCETGVPDIGFAREFAQAVHAACPGKLLSYNCSPSFNWKKNLDDKQIASFQEDLAALGYKYQFITLAGIHVNWFNTFQFAHAYARGEGMKHYVNMVQEPEFAARDKGYTFVSHQQEVGAGYFDDVTTVIQGGSSSVKALTGSTEEEQFH from the coding sequence ATGCCCCAGACCCTCACAGAACAACTGAGCCGCGAACAGCAGATTGCCGCACTCGAAAAGGAGTGGGCGACAGATCCCCGCTGGAAGGGCGTCAAGCGCGGCTACAGCGCTGCCGACGTCGTGCGTCTTCGCGGCTCTTTCCCTATCGAGCACACGCTGGCAAAGCGCGGCGCTGAAAAACTGTGGGACAAGATCAACGGCGGCGCGAAGAAGGGCTACGTCAACGCCTTCGGCGCGATCTCCGCGGGGCAAGCCATGCAGCAGGCCAAGGCGGGCCTGGAAGCGGTGTACCTCTCTGGCTGGCAGGTTGCCGCCGACGGCAATACGTCGGAAACCATGTATCCCGACCAGTCGCTCTACGCGTACGACTCGGTGCCGACAATGGTCCGCCGGATCAACAACACCTTCCGTCGTGCCGATGAAATCCAGTGGGGCCGCGGCGTGAATCCCGGCGACAAGGAGTTCATCGACTACTTCCTGCCGATCGTGGCCGACGCCGAGGCTGGTTTCGGCGGCGTGCTGAACGCCTTCGAACTCATGAAGAACATGATCACCGCTGGTGCCGCTGGCGTGCATTTCGAAGATCAGCTGGCTGCCGTGAAGAAGTGCGGACACATGGGTGGCAAGGTTCTCGTGCCCACGCAGGAAGCCTGCGAGAAGCTGATCGCGGCGCGCTTTGCCGCCGACGTGCTGGGCGTGTCGACCATTGTTCTGGCCCGCACCGATGCGGAAGCCGCCAACCTGATCACCTCCGATCACGACGCCAACGACAAGCCGTTCCTGACCGGCGAGCGCACGCAGGAAGGTTTCTACCGCGTGAAGAATGGCCTGGAGCAGGCCATCAGCCGTGGCGTGGCCTATGCGCCCTATGCCGACCTGGTGTGGTGCGAAACCGGTGTGCCGGACATCGGCTTTGCCCGTGAATTCGCCCAGGCCGTGCATGCTGCATGCCCCGGGAAGCTGCTGTCGTACAACTGCTCGCCTTCTTTCAACTGGAAGAAGAACCTCGACGACAAGCAGATCGCATCGTTCCAGGAAGACCTGGCGGCGCTGGGCTACAAGTACCAGTTCATCACGCTGGCCGGCATCCATGTCAACTGGTTCAACACCTTCCAGTTCGCCCACGCATATGCCCGTGGCGAAGGCATGAAGCACTACGTGAACATGGTGCAAGAGCCCGAGTTCGCAGCGCGCGACAAGGGATACACCTTCGTTTCGCACCAGCAGGAAGTCGGCGCAGGTTACTTCGACGACGTCACCACGGTGATCCAGGGCGGTTCGTCCAGCGTCAAGGCGCTGACGGGCTCGACCGAAGAAGAACAGTTCCACTGA
- a CDS encoding gamma-glutamylcyclotransferase family protein, with translation MMPHVLVYGTLRRGGHNDIARYKPLPVWIGEASIAGTLYDLGAYPGLVLGGTTRVKGEVYAIEPSVEAALDVLEEVADDDSGEYIKRRVQVEVGGQLLDCLVYEIHSSRIVGRSTVDSGDWIAHAAGGGAAFSQPKD, from the coding sequence ATGATGCCCCACGTTCTTGTTTACGGCACGCTGCGGCGCGGCGGGCACAACGACATCGCACGCTATAAGCCGCTGCCGGTGTGGATCGGGGAGGCGAGCATCGCTGGCACGCTCTATGACCTCGGTGCCTATCCGGGTCTGGTGCTCGGCGGAACAACGCGCGTGAAGGGCGAGGTCTATGCGATCGAGCCTTCCGTCGAAGCGGCGCTCGACGTACTCGAGGAAGTCGCGGACGACGACTCGGGCGAGTACATCAAGCGGCGAGTGCAGGTGGAAGTCGGCGGGCAGTTGCTCGACTGCCTGGTCTACGAGATCCATTCATCGCGAATCGTTGGCCGAAGCACCGTCGACAGCGGCGATTGGATCGCGCACGCCGCGGGCGGGGGGGCGGCGTTTTCACAACCGAAAGATTGA
- a CDS encoding DMT family transporter, whose protein sequence is MNSAAPAPGRLVAYGCLALSMSLVGAYVALSKPLVVAFPVLLLAWLRFGIAALAMPHWLKRAPDEPPMTPRTRGLVFLESFLGNFLFSICMLYGVSLTSAVSAGVIMASIPACVAVASWLFLRERITMRIALAIACAAFGIGLLALAPAHTPAHAPEPGAMRSSIPWLGNLLVFCAVLCETAYAVIGKSLTGRLGPKRIASLINLWGFVLSMPFGIWLALQFDFSAVRLGIWALLVAYALAASIWTVWLWMNGLRHVPAAQASVFTVLLPVSAALVGVLVLGENLSSPQLLAFVIALVGVVLATWPGRRT, encoded by the coding sequence TTGAACTCCGCTGCCCCCGCACCAGGCCGCCTCGTAGCCTATGGCTGCCTGGCCTTGAGCATGTCGCTCGTCGGCGCCTACGTCGCCCTTTCCAAGCCTCTCGTGGTTGCCTTTCCGGTGCTGCTGCTGGCGTGGCTGCGATTCGGCATTGCCGCACTGGCCATGCCGCATTGGCTCAAGCGCGCGCCCGACGAGCCGCCGATGACGCCGCGCACGCGCGGCCTCGTGTTCCTTGAATCGTTCCTCGGCAACTTCCTGTTCTCGATCTGCATGCTCTACGGCGTGAGCCTGACGAGCGCGGTTTCGGCCGGCGTGATCATGGCGTCGATTCCCGCCTGCGTGGCCGTCGCGAGCTGGCTCTTTCTGCGCGAGCGCATCACCATGCGCATCGCACTGGCCATCGCGTGCGCAGCATTCGGCATCGGCCTGCTGGCACTCGCGCCAGCGCACACACCGGCGCATGCTCCCGAGCCGGGCGCCATGCGTTCGTCGATTCCTTGGCTCGGCAACCTGCTCGTGTTCTGCGCGGTGCTCTGCGAGACGGCCTATGCGGTGATCGGCAAGTCGCTCACCGGGCGCCTCGGCCCGAAGCGCATCGCTTCGCTCATCAACCTCTGGGGCTTCGTGCTGTCGATGCCCTTCGGCATCTGGCTTGCGCTGCAGTTCGATTTCAGCGCTGTGCGCCTCGGCATCTGGGCGCTGCTGGTGGCCTATGCACTGGCCGCGAGCATCTGGACCGTGTGGCTCTGGATGAACGGACTTCGCCACGTACCAGCGGCTCAAGCGAGTGTCTTCACCGTGCTTCTGCCCGTCAGTGCGGCCTTGGTCGGTGTGCTCGTGCTGGGTGAAAACCTCTCCTCGCCACAGCTGCTTGCGTTCGTCATCGCACTCGTCGGCGTGGTGCTTGCGACGTGGCCCGGGCGCAGAACGTGA
- a CDS encoding SWIB/MDM2 domain-containing protein has translation MATAKKAPAKKAPAKKAAPAKKAAAPAKKAAAPAKKAAAPAKKAAPAKKAAPAKKAAPAKKAAPAKKRTPNAAFMKALTPSPALAAVVGSTPLPRTAVVSKLWDYIKKNNLQDKANKRNINADAKLKEIFGKAQVSMFELAALIGKHVK, from the coding sequence ATGGCAACTGCAAAGAAGGCTCCGGCCAAGAAAGCTCCGGCAAAGAAGGCCGCTCCCGCAAAGAAGGCGGCGGCTCCTGCGAAGAAGGCTGCTGCACCGGCTAAGAAGGCCGCTGCTCCCGCCAAGAAGGCCGCACCGGCGAAGAAGGCTGCTCCTGCAAAGAAGGCCGCTCCCGCAAAGAAGGCTGCTCCCGCCAAGAAGCGCACGCCCAACGCCGCGTTCATGAAGGCCCTGACCCCCAGCCCGGCACTCGCCGCTGTGGTCGGCTCGACGCCGCTGCCGCGTACCGCCGTCGTGAGCAAGCTGTGGGACTACATCAAGAAGAATAACCTTCAGGACAAGGCCAACAAGCGCAACATCAACGCCGACGCCAAGCTGAAGGAAATCTTCGGCAAGGCCCAAGTGTCGATGTTCGAACTGGCCGCGCTGATCGGCAAGCACGTCAAGTAA
- a CDS encoding AraC family transcriptional regulator — protein sequence MAAEMPAQLWVHAYEAPRVTGYHAHETGQLFALREGLQVIETPSGRWVQPPGWIGWIAPRCAHAAQSFGATAGWSLHIGAHAAAALPDGPHVFASTSLLQGLLERLISLDASDALLEPRRERLVAVLIDELAASGPQSLHLPMPQDKRLAAMAAALAGDPALTDGIDEWAARIGMARRTLTRRFAAETGLSFAQWRQQARLLKSVELLSLRESVTAVALTVGYSSISAFIEAFRKHFGCTPARFFEVENGVSQTKKKPA from the coding sequence ATGGCGGCTGAGATGCCGGCGCAGCTCTGGGTCCATGCGTACGAGGCGCCGCGCGTGACGGGCTATCACGCGCACGAGACGGGGCAGCTCTTCGCGTTGCGCGAGGGGCTTCAGGTCATCGAGACGCCGTCGGGCCGCTGGGTGCAGCCGCCGGGTTGGATCGGCTGGATTGCGCCGCGCTGCGCCCACGCGGCGCAGAGCTTCGGTGCCACCGCGGGCTGGAGCCTGCACATCGGAGCGCACGCCGCGGCGGCCTTGCCGGACGGACCGCACGTGTTCGCATCTACGTCGCTGCTTCAGGGGCTGCTGGAGCGGCTGATCTCGCTGGATGCATCCGATGCCCTTCTGGAGCCCCGCCGTGAGCGGCTGGTGGCCGTTCTGATCGACGAGCTGGCAGCGAGCGGTCCGCAGTCGCTGCACCTGCCGATGCCGCAGGACAAGCGCCTGGCTGCCATGGCGGCCGCGCTGGCTGGCGATCCGGCGCTCACCGATGGCATCGACGAGTGGGCTGCTCGCATCGGCATGGCGCGACGAACATTGACGCGCCGCTTCGCCGCCGAGACCGGCCTGAGCTTCGCGCAATGGCGCCAGCAGGCGCGGCTTCTCAAGTCGGTGGAATTGCTGAGCCTGCGAGAGAGCGTCACCGCTGTGGCGCTGACGGTGGGCTACAGCTCGATCAGTGCCTTCATAGAGGCCTTTCGCAAGCACTTCGGCTGCACGCCGGCGCGCTTCTTCGAGGTGGAGAACGGCGTGTCGCAGACGAAAAAAAAGCCCGCATGA
- a CDS encoding thiamine pyrophosphate-binding protein, producing MSTSQPAGHLIVECLIEQGMEMAFGVPGESFLAVLDGFHAYGDRARFIVNRQEGGAAFMAEAHGKLTGRPGVCFVTRGPGATNASIGVHNAFQDSTPMVLFVGDVGSDFRDREAFQEVDYGSFFGPSTKGFAKRVERIDDADRIPEYIARAFATAMNGRPGPVVLVLPEDMLRSETAARPLKRVEAVEPWSDPGALRTLRELLLKSQRPLVIAGGGGWTTQAAQALQRFAENWRLPVANAFRFQDTFDNHHPLYAGDVGIAINPKLGQRVKEADLILAIGPRLGEMTTGGYTLLEAPKARQTLVHIHASAEELNRVYQADLAINAGMSAAARSLEVLSAPPTLPWEDWTQQAHADYEANLVPQALAGMPAESPRGAVDMAEVVALLQKHLPADAAITNGAGNFASWVHRYFRYHGLTKGVKTQLAPTSGAMGYGVPAGIAANLATGRVAFTIAGDGDFLMTGQELATASQHGGKSIIVLLNNGMFGTIRMHQEREYPERTSGTALRNPDFCGLARAYGYAAERVTETAQFEAALLRALAADTGTLIEIPLDPEVITTRGTLGAITRSAKQQPAQG from the coding sequence ATGAGTACATCACAACCCGCGGGGCACCTGATCGTGGAGTGCCTGATCGAGCAAGGCATGGAAATGGCGTTCGGCGTGCCGGGCGAAAGCTTTCTGGCGGTGCTCGACGGCTTTCATGCGTACGGCGACCGCGCGCGTTTCATCGTCAACCGGCAGGAGGGCGGCGCGGCCTTCATGGCCGAGGCGCACGGCAAGCTCACCGGGCGGCCGGGCGTGTGTTTCGTCACCCGCGGTCCGGGCGCGACCAACGCATCGATCGGCGTGCACAACGCTTTCCAGGATTCGACGCCGATGGTGCTCTTCGTGGGCGACGTCGGCAGCGACTTCCGCGACCGCGAGGCCTTCCAGGAGGTCGACTACGGCAGCTTCTTCGGACCGAGCACCAAGGGCTTCGCCAAGCGCGTGGAACGCATCGACGACGCGGACCGCATTCCCGAATACATTGCGCGCGCCTTCGCCACCGCGATGAATGGCCGGCCGGGTCCGGTGGTGCTGGTGCTGCCCGAGGACATGCTGCGCAGCGAGACCGCCGCGCGTCCGCTGAAGCGCGTGGAGGCGGTCGAGCCCTGGAGCGACCCGGGCGCGCTGCGCACATTGCGCGAACTGCTGCTGAAGTCGCAGCGTCCGCTGGTGATCGCCGGCGGCGGCGGATGGACCACGCAGGCCGCGCAGGCGCTGCAGCGCTTTGCCGAGAACTGGCGCCTGCCGGTGGCGAACGCCTTCCGATTCCAGGACACCTTCGACAACCACCATCCGCTGTATGCGGGCGACGTCGGCATCGCTATCAACCCGAAGCTCGGGCAGCGCGTGAAAGAAGCAGATCTGATCCTCGCGATCGGCCCGCGCCTCGGCGAGATGACGACCGGTGGCTACACCCTGCTGGAAGCGCCCAAGGCAAGGCAGACGCTGGTGCATATCCATGCGAGCGCCGAAGAGCTCAACCGCGTGTACCAGGCCGACCTGGCCATCAATGCCGGCATGAGCGCCGCCGCGCGCAGCCTCGAGGTGCTGAGCGCGCCGCCGACGCTGCCCTGGGAGGACTGGACGCAGCAGGCGCATGCCGACTACGAGGCGAATTTGGTGCCGCAGGCGCTGGCCGGCATGCCGGCGGAGTCGCCACGCGGGGCGGTCGACATGGCGGAGGTCGTCGCGCTGCTGCAGAAGCACCTGCCGGCCGATGCCGCCATCACCAACGGCGCGGGCAATTTCGCGAGCTGGGTGCACCGCTATTTCCGCTACCACGGACTCACCAAGGGCGTGAAGACGCAGCTGGCGCCGACCAGCGGCGCCATGGGCTATGGCGTGCCCGCCGGCATCGCGGCCAACCTGGCAACCGGTCGCGTGGCCTTCACCATCGCTGGCGACGGCGATTTCCTGATGACGGGGCAGGAGCTGGCGACGGCGTCGCAGCATGGCGGCAAGAGCATCATCGTGCTGCTGAACAACGGCATGTTCGGCACCATCCGCATGCACCAGGAGCGCGAATACCCCGAACGCACGAGCGGCACGGCGCTGCGCAACCCCGATTTCTGCGGCCTCGCGCGCGCCTACGGCTATGCCGCCGAGCGCGTGACGGAAACCGCGCAGTTCGAAGCCGCGCTGCTGCGGGCGCTGGCGGCCGATACGGGCACGCTGATCGAGATCCCGCTCGATCCCGAGGTGATCACCACGCGGGGCACGCTGGGCGCGATCACGCGTTCGGCGAAGCAGCAGCCGGCGCAGGGTTGA
- a CDS encoding TetR/AcrR family transcriptional regulator: MKAPKDSPHDSGDATETLEPRSRDADRSQLAILASARDEFSARGLAGARMDSIAERAGLNKRLIYYYFGSKDDLFLAVLERVYADIREAEQRLHLDEIDPVEAIRQLVSFTWHYYLEHPEFITLLNSENLHGAAHLKRSERIQEMNSPLVQMLDTVLERGRRDKLFRAGVDPVQLYISIASLCYFYLSNNHTLSAIFGRDLRAPKAMAQRLSHMTDLVLGYVLH; this comes from the coding sequence ATGAAGGCCCCCAAGGACTCCCCACACGACAGCGGCGACGCCACCGAGACGCTCGAGCCACGCTCGCGCGACGCCGACCGCTCGCAACTCGCGATCCTCGCGTCGGCGCGCGACGAGTTCTCCGCACGCGGCCTCGCCGGTGCCCGCATGGACAGCATCGCCGAGCGCGCAGGCCTCAACAAGCGCCTCATCTATTACTACTTCGGCAGCAAGGACGACCTGTTCCTCGCCGTGCTCGAGCGCGTGTACGCCGACATCCGCGAGGCCGAGCAGCGCCTGCACCTCGACGAGATCGACCCGGTCGAGGCCATCCGCCAGCTGGTGTCCTTCACCTGGCACTACTACCTCGAGCACCCCGAGTTCATCACGCTGCTCAACAGCGAGAACCTGCACGGCGCGGCGCACCTCAAGCGCTCCGAGCGCATCCAGGAGATGAACTCCCCGCTGGTGCAGATGCTCGACACCGTGCTCGAGCGCGGCCGCCGCGACAAGCTGTTCCGTGCGGGCGTCGACCCGGTGCAGCTGTACATCTCGATCGCCTCGCTGTGCTACTTCTACCTGTCGAACAACCACACGCTGTCGGCCATCTTCGGCCGCGACCTGCGTGCACCCAAGGCGATGGCGCAACGCCTGTCGCACATGACGGACCTCGTGCTGGGCTACGTCCTGCACTGA
- a CDS encoding tripartite tricarboxylate transporter substrate binding protein, producing MKQLARTTVLASLTCIAAVLSAVPDLAAAQNGYPTKPIRVIVPFAAGSTTDIIARAITDKMSVSMGQTLVIDNRGGASGTIGQQAVATAAADGYTVMIHSSSHTVSPSTFAKLPFDTVHDFAGVTPISSLPNALVISPTKNIKTLPQLLAAARAKPGSMNFASAGQGSATHLNAEKFKMAAKIDATNIPFKGSGEAVTEVLSGRVDYYFSPIAPVIGQIKEGQLLALAVGSPKRAAALPDVPTTTEAGVPGSEFNFWIGMMAPAKTPRDIVERLNAEVAKALASPEVKERFAKLGADAWTLKPEQFDAYIKEEIASNAQLVKAAGLSVQQ from the coding sequence TTGAAGCAACTTGCACGAACGACCGTCCTTGCCTCGCTGACATGCATCGCCGCCGTGCTCTCTGCCGTGCCGGACCTGGCCGCCGCGCAGAACGGCTACCCGACCAAGCCGATCCGCGTGATCGTTCCGTTCGCGGCCGGCAGCACCACCGACATCATTGCGCGCGCCATCACCGACAAGATGAGCGTCAGCATGGGCCAGACGCTGGTCATCGACAACCGCGGCGGCGCCAGCGGCACCATCGGCCAGCAGGCGGTGGCCACGGCCGCGGCCGACGGCTACACGGTGATGATCCATTCGTCGTCGCACACCGTCAGCCCCTCCACCTTCGCCAAGCTGCCATTCGACACGGTGCACGACTTCGCCGGCGTCACGCCGATCTCGTCGCTGCCCAACGCGCTGGTGATCTCGCCCACGAAGAACATCAAGACGTTGCCGCAGCTGCTGGCTGCTGCACGCGCCAAGCCAGGCAGCATGAACTTCGCCTCCGCCGGCCAGGGCAGCGCCACGCACCTGAACGCCGAGAAGTTCAAGATGGCCGCGAAGATCGACGCCACCAACATCCCCTTCAAGGGATCGGGCGAGGCCGTCACCGAGGTGCTCTCGGGCCGCGTCGACTACTACTTCTCGCCCATCGCTCCGGTCATCGGCCAGATCAAGGAAGGCCAGCTGCTGGCGCTGGCCGTGGGTTCGCCCAAGCGCGCGGCCGCCCTCCCCGACGTGCCCACCACCACCGAGGCCGGCGTGCCGGGCTCCGAATTCAACTTCTGGATCGGAATGATGGCGCCCGCGAAGACGCCGCGCGACATCGTCGAGCGACTGAACGCCGAAGTGGCGAAGGCGCTGGCCTCGCCCGAGGTGAAGGAGCGCTTCGCCAAGCTCGGCGCCGACGCCTGGACGCTCAAGCCCGAGCAGTTCGACGCCTACATCAAGGAAGAGATCGCGAGCAACGCACAGCTCGTGAAGGCCGCCGGCCTCTCGGTCCAACAGTAA